From a region of the Zingiber officinale cultivar Zhangliang chromosome 4B, Zo_v1.1, whole genome shotgun sequence genome:
- the LOC121976613 gene encoding ras-related protein RHN1-like, translating into MATIGKNSINAKLVLLGDMGTGKSSLVLRFVKGQFFEFQESTIGAAFFSQTLAVSDATVKLEIWDTAGQERYHSLAPMYYRGASAAIIVYDISRMDSFERAKKWVQELQKQGNPDMVTALAGNKCDLEEKRKVPTEEVKAYAEENGLFFMETSAKTAINVNDIFYEIAKRLPRAQPAQQPAGMVLSDRPTERSTASTCCS; encoded by the exons ATGGCGACGATCGGTAAAAACAGCATCAACGCGAAACTC GTCTTGCTAGGCGACATGGGAACCGGGAAGTCAAGCCTCGTTCTTCGGTTCGTCAAGGGCCAATTCTTTGAATTCCAG GAGTCCACTATCGGGGCGGCTTTTTTCTCACAGACGCTGGCGGTGAGCGATGCGACGGTGAAGCTTGAGATTTGGGACACAGCGGGGCAGGAGAGGTATCACAGCTTAGCGCCCATGTATTATAGAGGAGCATCAGCCGCGATAATTGTGTATGATATATCAAGAATG GATTCATTTGAGAGGGCTAAGAAGTGGGTTCAAGAGCTTCAGAAACAAG GTAATCCTGATATGGTGACTGCTCTTGCGGGGAATAAATGTGATTTGGAGGAGAAACGGAAGGTTCCAACGGAG GAAGTGAAGGCATATGCTGAGGAGAATGGTCTTTTCTTCATGGAAACCTCGGCTAAAACTGCCATCAATGTGAATGACATATTTTATGAAATAG CAAAAAGATTACCCCGGGCTCAACCAGCTCAACAGCCAGCAGGAATGGTTCTTTCAGATAGACCAACTGAACGATCAACAGCTTCAACATGTTGTTCTTAG
- the LOC121977944 gene encoding uncharacterized protein LOC121977944 isoform X1 — protein sequence MEGILLQSQNDAKDADKTESVVLDIESLTQSSDKCSGSPKMTKALSRKGSSRMEKRNGEEQDADDATKRVSIKVACSQMEHFKQSSVPNAMSDVCDARLRKLNHLTTINPRRILLLFASLSSLGTMILIYFTLAIHHRQSHS from the exons ATGGAGGGTATTTTGCTGCAG TCGCAGAATGATGCTAAAGATGCCGATAAAACAGAAAGTGTAGTGTTAGATATTGAGAGCCTTACTCAGTCATCTGACAAATGCTCCGGAAGCCCCAAAATGACT AAAGCTTTGTCTCGTAAAGGATCATCGCGGATGGAAAAGCGAAACGGTGAAGAGCAAGATGCAGATGATGCAACCAAAAGGGTTTCTATTAAAG TGGCATGTTCTCAAATGGAGCATTTTAAACAATCTTCAGTGCCGAACGCTATGTCTGATGTTTGTGATGCAAGGCTAAGGAAATTGAACCACTTAACGACCATCAATCCCAGGAGAATCCTTCTCCTCTTTGCTTCTTT GTCTAGCTTGGGCACAATGATTCTTATATATTTCACGCTTGCTATACACCACCGACAAAGTCATTCCTGA
- the LOC121977944 gene encoding uncharacterized protein LOC121977944 isoform X2, producing MEGILLQNDAKDADKTESVVLDIESLTQSSDKCSGSPKMTKALSRKGSSRMEKRNGEEQDADDATKRVSIKVACSQMEHFKQSSVPNAMSDVCDARLRKLNHLTTINPRRILLLFASLSSLGTMILIYFTLAIHHRQSHS from the exons ATGGAGGGTATTTTGCTGCAG AATGATGCTAAAGATGCCGATAAAACAGAAAGTGTAGTGTTAGATATTGAGAGCCTTACTCAGTCATCTGACAAATGCTCCGGAAGCCCCAAAATGACT AAAGCTTTGTCTCGTAAAGGATCATCGCGGATGGAAAAGCGAAACGGTGAAGAGCAAGATGCAGATGATGCAACCAAAAGGGTTTCTATTAAAG TGGCATGTTCTCAAATGGAGCATTTTAAACAATCTTCAGTGCCGAACGCTATGTCTGATGTTTGTGATGCAAGGCTAAGGAAATTGAACCACTTAACGACCATCAATCCCAGGAGAATCCTTCTCCTCTTTGCTTCTTT GTCTAGCTTGGGCACAATGATTCTTATATATTTCACGCTTGCTATACACCACCGACAAAGTCATTCCTGA